A stretch of Paludisphaera borealis DNA encodes these proteins:
- a CDS encoding HEAT repeat domain-containing protein produces the protein MSRASLRRVALGCLMGALGSGTVGPVATARADVIVLRGGGQVEGKVVPASVSAQSKSKSKDSRVEILLLKSKTPLMLRKEQILEIVPKASPLDEYLVKREKAAATAPAQFELGQWCESNKLGDLARVHYEAALEHDKTLVAAHQKLGHVEHAGQWVSRDELRKAQGLTKHKGRWITEDEKTKQDEQALTTAGQAAWVRRIKLMVQGVLSGAPDRRREAETQFMQIRDPEAVWPLVKVMGGAETDLRILLAQTLGEIPGKESAQALVRLILAEEEDVVRGVVLDRLKKSDDPGIQPQLVRALGSNDLRVVNRAAWTLGNLDAVGAVPRLLNVLVTSEERLVLVPPPTGGQGPGFPPILMAWNGNSAAYMIPPAVGAGSVAFGATVVPGVFALDPYNPGVPLGPTLGGGDYPGSMGGNRGPTPRLMTFTYQNVEVLGALVKLTEQDFGYDVDQWRQWVARSFNPRPNPVRRVPQP, from the coding sequence ATGAGTCGCGCATCGCTCAGGAGGGTGGCGCTGGGGTGCTTGATGGGCGCCCTGGGATCGGGCACGGTCGGGCCGGTCGCGACTGCGAGGGCCGACGTGATCGTCTTGCGAGGCGGCGGGCAGGTCGAGGGCAAGGTGGTCCCCGCTTCTGTTTCCGCCCAGTCCAAATCGAAGTCCAAAGACAGTCGCGTCGAGATCTTGCTGCTCAAGAGCAAGACCCCCCTGATGCTGCGCAAGGAGCAGATTCTCGAGATCGTCCCCAAGGCGAGTCCGCTGGACGAATACCTGGTGAAGCGCGAGAAGGCGGCGGCGACGGCCCCGGCCCAGTTCGAGCTTGGCCAGTGGTGCGAGAGCAACAAGCTCGGCGACCTGGCCCGGGTTCACTATGAGGCGGCCCTCGAACACGACAAGACGCTCGTCGCGGCGCATCAGAAGCTCGGCCACGTCGAGCACGCCGGCCAGTGGGTCTCGCGCGACGAGCTGCGCAAGGCGCAGGGGCTGACCAAGCATAAGGGGCGTTGGATCACCGAGGACGAAAAAACCAAGCAAGACGAGCAGGCCCTGACGACCGCCGGGCAAGCCGCGTGGGTCCGGCGGATCAAGCTGATGGTCCAGGGGGTTCTCTCGGGCGCCCCGGACCGCCGGCGCGAGGCGGAAACGCAGTTCATGCAGATCCGCGACCCGGAAGCGGTGTGGCCGCTGGTGAAGGTCATGGGGGGAGCCGAAACCGACCTCCGGATCTTGCTGGCGCAGACGCTCGGCGAGATCCCGGGCAAAGAATCGGCGCAGGCGCTGGTGCGGCTGATTCTGGCCGAGGAAGAGGACGTGGTCCGCGGCGTGGTGCTCGACCGCCTCAAGAAGAGCGACGATCCCGGCATCCAGCCCCAGCTCGTGCGGGCGCTCGGCTCCAACGACTTGAGGGTGGTCAATCGCGCGGCCTGGACGCTCGGAAATCTGGACGCCGTCGGGGCCGTGCCCCGGCTGCTGAACGTCCTGGTGACGAGCGAGGAACGGCTGGTCCTGGTCCCGCCCCCCACCGGGGGACAAGGCCCCGGCTTTCCGCCCATCCTGATGGCCTGGAACGGGAACTCGGCCGCCTATATGATCCCACCGGCCGTGGGAGCCGGCTCGGTCGCCTTCGGCGCGACCGTCGTCCCCGGCGTGTTCGCACTCGATCCCTACAACCCCGGAGTCCCGCTGGGACCAACCCTGGGAGGCGGGGATTACCCCGGGTCGATGGGGGGCAACCGCGGGCCCACCCCGCGGCTGATGACCTTCACGTACCAGAACGTCGAGGTCCTGGGCGCCCTCGTCAAGCTGACCGAGCAGGACTTCGGCTACGACGTCGACCAGTGGCGGCAGTGGGTGGCCCGGTCGTTCAACCCCCGGCCCAACCCGGTCCGCCGAGTCCCCCAGCCCTGA
- a CDS encoding GntR family transcriptional regulator has protein sequence MTAEATGSPGSRVAHTLREEILTGRLEAGSRLTEAEIASRFGVGRGLVREAVQRLSLQGLLISRPNRGAVVAPEAPRAIRSLIVPIRRTLEVYALQLVFDELREADFAVWETILLRMRDACERRDFQAVAEADIAFHRALLERAGQPDLIVIWETLVGRIRSHFQSTQRRFPDAMEIYDEHRAILESFRGRDLAAATRLLKEKIG, from the coding sequence ATGACGGCCGAAGCTACGGGTTCGCCGGGTTCGCGCGTGGCCCACACGCTGCGTGAAGAGATCCTCACCGGGCGGCTCGAAGCCGGTTCTCGGCTGACCGAGGCCGAGATCGCCAGCCGGTTCGGGGTAGGGCGTGGTCTCGTCCGCGAGGCGGTGCAGCGGCTTTCGCTCCAGGGGCTGCTGATCAGCCGTCCGAATCGCGGGGCGGTAGTCGCGCCCGAGGCTCCGCGCGCGATCCGCAGTCTTATCGTCCCGATCCGCCGCACGCTCGAGGTTTACGCCTTGCAACTCGTCTTCGACGAACTCCGCGAAGCCGACTTCGCCGTCTGGGAGACGATCCTGCTCCGGATGCGCGACGCCTGCGAGCGCCGCGATTTCCAGGCTGTCGCCGAGGCCGACATCGCCTTTCACCGCGCGTTGCTCGAACGCGCCGGCCAGCCCGACTTGATCGTCATCTGGGAAACGCTCGTGGGCCGCATCCGCTCGCACTTCCAGAGCACGCAGCGGCGATTCCCGGACGCCATGGAGATCTACGACGAGCACCGCGCCATCCTCGAATCGTTCCGCGGCCGCGACCTCGCCGCCGCCACGCGGCTCTTGAAGGAGAAGATCGGCTAG